The Candidatus Binatia bacterium genome contains the following window.
CGGAACGCGCTTCGGCATGTTCGTGGAGGCGCTCGGTCAGGCTCTTCAGCCCGTCTTCCGTGAGCACCAGCGTCTCGCACTTCATGAGCGAGTAGGGATGGAGCGAGGCGCTCTCCACCGTGTCCACCCGCGCCAGGTTCCGCGCGGACTTGAGCATGGCGTCGCCGGTCCGGTCGGTCACCCAGAGCACCTTCTTGCCGGTGAGGCCGATCGCCTTCAGGTAGTCGGCCACCGGCTTCGTCTTCGGTTCCTTGAGCGCCGGCGGGGCCACCACGATCACGCCGCCTTCGCGCGCGCGGACCGTGAGGGCGCCGATCAGGGCGTTCCGGCGGGCCTTCTGGTTCATGCGCGCCGAGAACTCGCGCGGCTGCGGGCCGAACGCGACACCGCCGCCGGGCCAGAGCGGGGAGGTGTTCGAGCCCGCGCGGGCGCGTCCCGTCCCCTTCTGCTTCCACGGCTTCCGGCCGCCGCCGCTGACCGCGGCCTTGTTCTTGGAGGCCGCGTTCCCCTGCCGCTGATTCAGGAGGTAGATGTGCACCGCCTCCCAGATCAGATGCTCGTTCACGTCGCCGTCGAAGAGGGCGGCGGGGAGCTCGACCGTGCCGAGGTCCTTGCCGTCGTTTCCGAACTTGCGGGCGGTCGCCATGGCTACGCGTTCCCCTGGACGTCGGCGCCGCCGGCGCCGCGAATGAGCACCATCCCGTTCGGCGCACCGGGCACCGAGCCCCGCACCCACATAAGGTGCTGCTCCGCGTCCACGCCGATCACGTCCAGGTTCTTCACCGTGACGCGAGCGCCGCCCATGCGGCCCGGAAGGCGCTTCCCCTTGATGACGCGGCTCGGATAGGCGGA
Protein-coding sequences here:
- the rplD gene encoding 50S ribosomal protein L4, with the protein product MATARKFGNDGKDLGTVELPAALFDGDVNEHLIWEAVHIYLLNQRQGNAASKNKAAVSGGGRKPWKQKGTGRARAGSNTSPLWPGGGVAFGPQPREFSARMNQKARRNALIGALTVRAREGGVIVVAPPALKEPKTKPVADYLKAIGLTGKKVLWVTDRTGDAMLKSARNLARVDTVESASLHPYSLMKCETLVLTEDGLKSLTERLHEHAEARSGAKAKEPR